Proteins found in one Hemibagrus wyckioides isolate EC202008001 linkage group LG23, SWU_Hwy_1.0, whole genome shotgun sequence genomic segment:
- the azin1a gene encoding antizyme inhibitor 1a: MRMKATLDELLCSVELLEGDTAILDVINKHIFDQTQAQKSAFFVADLGAIVWQQIRWKTHMDQVRPFYDVKCNSSAVVVEILAALGTGFVCSSKHELELIKNFGVPAQDVILGGACKQLSLIKYAAKHGVQLLVCDNEAEMRKIARCHPNAKLLLQVYTAGCCEHDETAMPFGCTLKDCRHLLECAKELGLTVTGVKFHIPSCCAEPEAFTHAVSDARCVFDMGAELGYAMSILDVGGGFDGVEAQLEKVNRVLKPMLDAYFPQSTGVSVIAEPGAYYVSAAFSLAVSVISKKMATQNGNNHAQDTLSGIDEPEFTYCLNDGVFGSFAYKLLEESVPVPSLLKETSAEEPLFSSSLWGSSNDGLDQVLESCLIPELSVGDWLVFNHVGANSLRVMGEPTPLVHYIISAQDWYEIQNYGVILDTALKNFCLVPCFQKPSLSESAISTPA, encoded by the exons ATGAGGATGAAAGCAACGCTGGATGAATTGCTCTGTTCTGTCGAGCTGCTTGAAGGAGACACTGCTATTCTTGATGTGATTAACAAACACATCTTTGACCAAACTCAA GCACAAAAGAGTGCGTTCTTTGTAGCGGATCTGGGTGCCATCGTCTGGCAGCAGATCCGATGGAAAACTCACATGGACCAGGTTCGGCCTTTCTACGACGTGAAGTGTAACAGCAGTGCTGTAGTAGTCGAGATCCTGGCTGCACTGGGAACCGGCTTTGTTTGCTCCAGCAAG CACGAGTTGGAGTTAATAAAGAACTTCGGTGTCCCGGCTCAAGATGTCATCCTGGGTGGAGCCTGCAAGCAACTCTCGCTTATTAAATATGCTGCTAAACATGGCGTCCAGCTGCTGGTGTGTGACAACGAGGCTGAAATGAGGAAGATTGCtcgctgtcacccaaatgcaAA GCTGCTGCTGCAGGTGTACACAGCAGGCTGTTGCGAGCACGATGAGACGGCCATGCCTTTCGGCTGCACGCTGAAGGACTGTAGGCACCTGCTGGAGTGCGCGAAGGAGCTCGGCCTGACCGTAACCGGCGTCAA GTTTCATATCCCCAGCTGCTGCGCAGAGCCCGAGGCTTTCACTCATGCTGTGTCAGATGCACGCTGTGTGTTCGACATGGGG GCTGAACTTGGATATGCCATGAGTATTCTAGACGTCGGTGGAGGCTTCGATGGAGTCGAGGCTCAGTTAGAAAAG GTGAACAGAGTGTTGAAGCCCATGCTGGACGCCTACTTCCCTCAGTCGACGGGCGTGTCCGTCATCGCCGAACCTGGAGCCTACTACGTGTCTGCTGCTTTCTCGCTGGCTGTGAGCGTCATCTCAAAGAAAATGGCAACTCAGAATGGCAATAATCACGCACAAG ATACGCTGTCTGGAATCGATGAGCCGGAGTTCACGTACTGTCTGAATGACGGCGTGTTTGGCTCCTTCGCCTATAAACTGTTGGAGGAATCTGTTCCTGTTCCATCTTTGCTCAAG GAGACCTCTGCCGAGGAGCCGCTCTTCTCCAGCAGTCTGTGGGGGAGCTCAAACGATGGTCTGGACCAGGTGCTGGAGTCCTGTCTTATCCCAGAGCTCAGTGTTGGAGACTGGCTGGTGTTTAACCACGTCGGAGCCAACAGTCTCAGAGTGATGGGAGAACCCACGCCGCTCGTACACTACATCATCTCTGCACAAGACTG GTACGAGATTCAAAACTACGGCGTCATACTGGACACAGCCCTGAAGAACTTCTGTCTGGTCCCATGTTTTCAGAAGCCCAGTCTGAGCGAGAGCGCCATCTCCACTCCAGCTTAG